A DNA window from Brassica napus cultivar Da-Ae chromosome C1, Da-Ae, whole genome shotgun sequence contains the following coding sequences:
- the LOC106423262 gene encoding probable methyltransferase PMT21 isoform X2: MKYKDEKYEKAEKGSLKVLPKTVLLILLCGLSFYLGGLYYGKNIVQVSNVAKTGSSLDVDNSPQVKSVSFSECSSDYQDYTPCTDPRKWKKYGTHRLTFMERHCPPVFDRKQCLVPPPNGYKPPIRWPKSKNECWYRNVPYDWINKQKSNQHWLKKEGEKFIFPGGGTMFPNGVSAYVDLMQDLIPEMKDGTIRTAIDTGCGVASWGGDLLDRGILTVSLAPRDNHEAQVQFALERGIPAILGIISTQRLPFPSNSFDMAHCSRCLIPWTEFGGVYLLEIHRILRPGGFWVLSGPPVNYENRWKGWDTTVEEQRSNYEKLQDLLSSMCFKLYAKKDDIAVWQKSPDNMCYNKLSNDPDAYPPKCDDSLEPDSAWYTPLRPCVVVPSPKLKKTDLESTPKWPERLHSTPERISDVPGGNGGLFKRDNSKWKTRAKHYKKLLPAVGSDKIRNVMDMNTAYGGLAAALVDDPLWVMNVVSSYAANTLPVVFDRGLIGTYHDW; this comes from the exons ATGAAGTATAAGGATGAGAAGTACGAGAAAGCTGAGAAAGGTTCATTGAAGGTCTTGCCCAAGACTGTGTTACTGATTCTGCTCTGCGGGCTTTCGTTCTATCTTGGTGGACTTTACTATGGGAAGAACATAGTCCAAGTTAGTAACGTTGCGAAAACTGGATCTTCATTAGATGTTGACAACTCTCCTCAAGTCAAATCTGTTTCTTTCTCCGAGTGTAGCAGTGACTACCAAGATTACACTCCCTGCACGGATCCAAGG AAATGGAAGAAGTATGGCACTCACAGGCTTactttcatggaacgccattgTCCTCCTGTGTTTGATAGAAAGCAATGTCTTGTTCCTCCTCCTAATGGGTATAAGCCACCGATAAGATGGCCTAAGAGCAAAAACGAATGTTGGTACAG GAATGTACCATATGATTGGATTAACAAGCAGAAATCTAACCAGCATTGGCTAAAGAAAGAGGGTGAAAAGTTCATTTTCCCGGGTGGAGGTACAATGTTTCCAAATGGAGTTAGTGCTTACGTCGATCTGATGCAAGATTTGATCCCTGAAATGAAAGATGGTACTATACGAACTGCCATTGACACTGGTTGTGGG GTTGCGAGCTGGGGAGGAGACTTGTTGGACCGTGGTATCCTCACGGTGTCACTCGCCCCGAGAGATAATCACGAAGCTCAAGTCCAGTTTGCTCTAGAACGTGGAATCCCTGCGATTCTCGGCATCATTTCAACTCAACGTCTCCCTTTCCCTTCAAATTCATTCGATATGGCTCACTGCTCAAGATGCCTTATTCCATGGACTGAATTTG GTGGGGTCTATCTTCTGGAGATTCACCGTATTCTAAGACCTGGTGGCTTCTGGGTCTTATCTGGTCCACCAGTAAACTACGAGAACCGTTGGAAAGGTTGGGACACAACCGTTGAGGAGCAGAGATCAAATTACGAGAAGCTGCAGGATCTGTTATCCTCAATGTGCTTTAAATTGTACGCCAAGAAAGACGATATCGCAGTGTGGCAAAAATCTCCAGACAACATGTGCTACAACAAGCTGTCTAACGACCCTGATGCATACCCGCCAAAATGTGACGATAGCCTGGAGCCAGACTCTGCTTGGTACACGCCGTTACGCCCTTGCGTTGTGGTTCCAAGCCCTAAGCTTAAGAAGACAGATTTGGAATCTACTCCCAAGTGGCCGGAGAGATTGCACTCAACTCCTGAAAGGATCTCTGATGTTCCTGGAGGAAATGGTGGCTTGTTTAAGCGCGACAATAGCAAATGGAAAACGAGGGCTAAGCATTACAAGAAGCTGTTACCAGCTGTTGGCTCTGATAAGATCCGGAATGTGATGGATATGAACACTGCTTATGGTGGTTTAGCTGCTGCTCTGGTCGATGATCCTTTGTGGGTTATGAACGTTGTCTCTTCCTATGCTGCAAATACACTTCCCGTTGTGTTTGATCGTGGATTGATTGGAACATACCACGACTGGTAA
- the LOC106423231 gene encoding LOW QUALITY PROTEIN: uncharacterized protein LOC106423231 (The sequence of the model RefSeq protein was modified relative to this genomic sequence to represent the inferred CDS: inserted 4 bases in 2 codons; deleted 2 bases in 1 codon; substituted 2 bases at 2 genomic stop codons) — protein MSFLFHIASEMLHQTDIACXDRCRELSKTLSDYMMYLLIVQPSLMSTVAGVRFRDARAEAKNLQEAKKLFQRTHVADSRDAKIACEAIIASYKSVEEMNENAIEYSSKSVLFQACMLAKXLKRIXKSNDKMWEVVSKVWVEMLCYAATXKQHAAQLNKGGELINLVWLLMAHFGLGEQFRTTKEDSRSRLFIDRTTTSCLV, from the exons ATGAGTTTCCTCTTTCACATCGCCAGTGAGATGTTACACCAAACGGATATAGCCTGTTGAGACAGATGTAGAGAGTTGAGCAAAACGCTTTCTGACTACATGATGTACCTCCTGATCGTGCAGCCTTCTCTGATGTCAACGGTTGCCGGAGTAAGATTCAGAGATGCAAGAGCAGAAGCGAAGAACCTTCAAGAGGCTAAAAAGCTGTTTCAGAGGACGCATGTTGCGGATTCAAGAGACGCAAAGATTGCATGTGAAGCAATTATAGCTTCCTATAAATCAGTTGAGGAAATGAACGAGAATGCTATAGAGTATAGTAGCAAGTCTGTGCTCTTCCAAGCGTGCATGCTAGCAAAATAGCTTAAGAGGAT CAAGAGCAATGATAAGATGTGGGAAGTAGTGAGCAAAGTGTGGGTTGAGATGCTTTGCTATGCAGCAAC CAAACAACATGCAGCTCAGCTCAACAAAGGTGGTGAACTGATCAACTTGGTTTGGCTTTTGATGGCTCACTTTGGA CTCGGAGAGCAGTTCAGGACCACTAAGGAAGATTCTAGAAGCAGACTCTTTATTGACAGAACCACCACTTCTTGTCTTGTTTAA
- the LOC106423262 gene encoding probable methyltransferase PMT21 isoform X1 has translation MKYKDEKYEKAEKGSLKVLPKTVLLILLCGLSFYLGGLYYGKNIVQVSNVAKTGSSLDVDNSPQVKSVSFSECSSDYQDYTPCTDPRKWKKYGTHRLTFMERHCPPVFDRKQCLVPPPNGYKPPIRWPKSKNECWYRNVPYDWINKQKSNQHWLKKEGEKFIFPGGGTMFPNGVSAYVDLMQDLIPEMKDGTIRTAIDTGCGVASWGGDLLDRGILTVSLAPRDNHEAQVQFALERGIPAILGIISTQRLPFPSNSFDMAHCSRCLIPWTEFGGVYLLEIHRILRPGGFWVLSGPPVNYENRWKGWDTTVEEQRSNYEKLQDLLSSMCFKLYAKKDDIAVWQKSPDNMCYNKLSNDPDAYPPKCDDSLEPDSAWYTPLRPCVVVPSPKLKKTDLESTPKWPERLHSTPERISDVPGGNGGLFKRDNSKWKTRAKHYKKLLPAVGSDKIRNVMDMNTAYGGLAAALVDDPLWVMNVVSSYAANTLPVVFDRGLIGTYHDWCEAFSTYPRTYDLLHVDGLFTSENQRCEMKYVMLEMDRILRPNGYAIIRESSYFADTIASVAKELRWSCRKEKTESESESEKLLICQKKLWFSSNSTSETK, from the exons ATGAAGTATAAGGATGAGAAGTACGAGAAAGCTGAGAAAGGTTCATTGAAGGTCTTGCCCAAGACTGTGTTACTGATTCTGCTCTGCGGGCTTTCGTTCTATCTTGGTGGACTTTACTATGGGAAGAACATAGTCCAAGTTAGTAACGTTGCGAAAACTGGATCTTCATTAGATGTTGACAACTCTCCTCAAGTCAAATCTGTTTCTTTCTCCGAGTGTAGCAGTGACTACCAAGATTACACTCCCTGCACGGATCCAAGG AAATGGAAGAAGTATGGCACTCACAGGCTTactttcatggaacgccattgTCCTCCTGTGTTTGATAGAAAGCAATGTCTTGTTCCTCCTCCTAATGGGTATAAGCCACCGATAAGATGGCCTAAGAGCAAAAACGAATGTTGGTACAG GAATGTACCATATGATTGGATTAACAAGCAGAAATCTAACCAGCATTGGCTAAAGAAAGAGGGTGAAAAGTTCATTTTCCCGGGTGGAGGTACAATGTTTCCAAATGGAGTTAGTGCTTACGTCGATCTGATGCAAGATTTGATCCCTGAAATGAAAGATGGTACTATACGAACTGCCATTGACACTGGTTGTGGG GTTGCGAGCTGGGGAGGAGACTTGTTGGACCGTGGTATCCTCACGGTGTCACTCGCCCCGAGAGATAATCACGAAGCTCAAGTCCAGTTTGCTCTAGAACGTGGAATCCCTGCGATTCTCGGCATCATTTCAACTCAACGTCTCCCTTTCCCTTCAAATTCATTCGATATGGCTCACTGCTCAAGATGCCTTATTCCATGGACTGAATTTG GTGGGGTCTATCTTCTGGAGATTCACCGTATTCTAAGACCTGGTGGCTTCTGGGTCTTATCTGGTCCACCAGTAAACTACGAGAACCGTTGGAAAGGTTGGGACACAACCGTTGAGGAGCAGAGATCAAATTACGAGAAGCTGCAGGATCTGTTATCCTCAATGTGCTTTAAATTGTACGCCAAGAAAGACGATATCGCAGTGTGGCAAAAATCTCCAGACAACATGTGCTACAACAAGCTGTCTAACGACCCTGATGCATACCCGCCAAAATGTGACGATAGCCTGGAGCCAGACTCTGCTTGGTACACGCCGTTACGCCCTTGCGTTGTGGTTCCAAGCCCTAAGCTTAAGAAGACAGATTTGGAATCTACTCCCAAGTGGCCGGAGAGATTGCACTCAACTCCTGAAAGGATCTCTGATGTTCCTGGAGGAAATGGTGGCTTGTTTAAGCGCGACAATAGCAAATGGAAAACGAGGGCTAAGCATTACAAGAAGCTGTTACCAGCTGTTGGCTCTGATAAGATCCGGAATGTGATGGATATGAACACTGCTTATGGTGGTTTAGCTGCTGCTCTGGTCGATGATCCTTTGTGGGTTATGAACGTTGTCTCTTCCTATGCTGCAAATACACTTCCCGTTGTGTTTGATCGTGGATTGATTGGAACATACCACGACTG GTGTGAAGCTTTCTCGACATATCCGAGAACTTACGATCTTCTCCACGTCGATGGGCTGTTTACATCCGAAAACCAAAG GTGTGAGATGAAATATGTAATGCTGGAAATGGATCGGATCTTGCGTCCAAACGGGTATGCGATCATACGAGAATCGAGCTACTTCGCGGATACCATTGCATCAGTTGCTAAAGAACTGAGATGGAGTTGCCGTAAGGAAAAAACAGAGTCTGAATCAGAGAGTGAGAAGCTCTTGATTTGCCAAAAGAAGCTATGGTTTTCATCTAACTCAACTTcagaaacaaaatag